One segment of Ignavibacteria bacterium DNA contains the following:
- a CDS encoding cupin domain-containing protein, with protein MFLSGARKRTDKKHNGKYILFDFEVAPKGYVPVRHIHPSQNEHFEIVSGTLRLELNGEIKHLQASDKIIVPKGKPHQWWNDSSDTTVKMKVKFEPALKTEIFFEQFFGLANDGKTKTDGSPKFLQVVAMSNEYDIYISGPPVSIQKIMGCVLGEIAKLAGIKKYYKKYSEY; from the coding sequence TTGTTTTTGAGCGGTGCAAGAAAAAGAACAGACAAAAAGCACAACGGGAAATATATTTTATTTGATTTTGAAGTTGCTCCGAAAGGTTATGTTCCAGTAAGACATATTCATCCTTCGCAAAACGAACATTTTGAAATTGTATCGGGCACTTTGCGGCTTGAACTGAACGGAGAAATCAAACATTTACAAGCGTCCGATAAAATCATCGTTCCGAAAGGAAAACCGCACCAATGGTGGAATGATTCTTCTGACACGACGGTAAAAATGAAAGTAAAATTTGAGCCCGCGCTTAAAACAGAAATCTTTTTTGAACAGTTTTTCGGACTTGCAAATGACGGCAAAACCAAAACAGACGGTTCACCAAAATTCCTTCAGGTCGTGGCAATGAGCAATGAGTACGACATTTATATTTCCGGCCCGCCCGTTTCTATACAAAAAATAATGGGATGCGTATTAGGAGAAATCGCAAAATTAGCAGGCATCAAAAAATATTACAAAAAGTACAGTGAATATTAG
- a CDS encoding PQQ-dependent sugar dehydrogenase, giving the protein MHFLNLPEFIRPVDFQSARDGSGRVNDGGNEEGLLGLAFHSDFETNNYFFVNYTATNPRRTVISRFQLNPNDASVADSTSEFVILEIAQPYSNHNGGQITFGACSI; this is encoded by the coding sequence ATGCATTTCCTCAATTTACCGGAATTTATTCGCCCCGTTGATTTTCAATCTGCACGTGATGGAAGTGGACGTGTGAATGATGGTGGAAATGAAGAAGGACTGCTCGGACTTGCGTTTCATTCGGATTTCGAAACGAATAACTATTTTTTTGTTAACTACACAGCAACTAATCCGCGAAGAACAGTCATTTCCCGCTTTCAGTTGAACCCAAATGATGCATCAGTGGCAGATTCAACTAGTGAATTTGTGATTTTGGAAATTGCGCAACCGTACTCCAATCATAACGGCGGACAAATAACATTCGGAGCGTGTTCCATTTAA
- the nusB gene encoding transcription antitermination factor NusB, whose translation MQALYAFEISEQQLSALMEYHLLEFSNSEKDFVFARKLLIGTMEHRDEFDALLKEHAQHWELHRIALIDKILLRMGLFELLYCSEIPPKVSINEMIEIAKLYSTSESGKFVNGILDALHEKFKASGLMNKQGRGLLNETPASSQKKSKKSNVA comes from the coding sequence ATGCAAGCACTGTACGCGTTTGAAATTTCCGAGCAACAACTTTCTGCGCTGATGGAATACCATCTTCTTGAATTTTCCAACAGCGAAAAAGATTTTGTGTTTGCGCGAAAACTCCTTATCGGCACTATGGAGCACCGCGATGAATTCGATGCCTTATTGAAAGAACACGCGCAGCATTGGGAACTTCATCGCATTGCGCTCATTGATAAAATATTGTTACGAATGGGCTTATTCGAACTGCTCTATTGCAGTGAAATTCCGCCGAAAGTTTCCATCAACGAGATGATTGAAATCGCAAAACTTTATTCCACGAGTGAAAGCGGTAAATTCGTCAATGGAATACTCGATGCATTGCACGAAAAATTTAAGGCGAGCGGATTGATGAACAAACAGGGAAGAGGTCTTTTGAACGAAACGCCTGCATCCTCTCAAAAAAAATCGAAGAAGAGCAACGTTGCATAA
- a CDS encoding MFS transporter, with protein sequence MPDNKQRKHLVGWLLYDFANSSFAVIIVAFVFAVYFKEVVAQNLPIGDWYWSLAIAISMSVVAVLNPILGAAADVRSNKKSFLLFFTFLCIVSTALLYFATEGMILYAMLIFILANIGYQTSLGFYDAFLPEIAEEQEYTKISSLGYAVGYAGSLISVLLVFPFKEEPRITFLASAIIFFLFSLPMFLFFKERKNVETLHATPLQNIFRLGFQGVQTTFRNISQYNNLKNYLFSFFIFSDGVNTIIFFSGIYAQSTLQFSLEELAYFFILVQITALVGSLAFGKLADVFGTKKTLSFNLLAWCCICVAMYFIQEKNTFFIIGGIAGVFLGSTQALSRSIMSSLTPENKRAELFGFYGLFDKTSTILGPLAFGSISYFSGSERFAALSLSAFFIVGVFLLQKVNVSQNV encoded by the coding sequence ATGCCGGATAACAAACAACGAAAGCATCTTGTCGGTTGGTTATTGTATGATTTCGCCAATTCGTCGTTTGCTGTAATTATCGTTGCGTTTGTTTTTGCCGTCTATTTTAAAGAAGTCGTTGCGCAAAACTTGCCGATTGGCGATTGGTATTGGTCGCTCGCTATCGCAATTTCAATGTCGGTTGTTGCAGTATTGAATCCAATTCTCGGCGCGGCAGCGGATGTTCGTTCCAACAAAAAATCGTTTCTTCTTTTCTTCACGTTTCTTTGTATCGTATCAACAGCGCTTTTGTATTTTGCTACGGAGGGAATGATTCTCTATGCGATGTTGATATTTATACTTGCGAACATCGGGTATCAAACGAGTTTGGGATTTTATGATGCATTTCTTCCGGAAATAGCAGAAGAACAAGAGTACACTAAAATTTCTTCGCTCGGTTACGCCGTTGGATATGCAGGTTCACTGATTTCCGTATTGCTCGTGTTCCCGTTCAAAGAAGAACCACGCATAACATTTCTTGCTTCTGCAATTATTTTCTTTCTTTTTTCTTTGCCGATGTTTTTGTTTTTCAAAGAAAGAAAAAATGTAGAGACGTTGCATGCAACGCCTCTACAAAACATTTTTCGTCTCGGATTTCAAGGCGTGCAAACAACATTTCGAAACATTTCTCAATACAACAATCTTAAAAACTATCTTTTTTCATTTTTTATTTTCAGCGATGGCGTAAACACCATCATTTTTTTTTCGGGAATTTATGCGCAATCCACGTTACAATTTTCACTCGAAGAACTTGCTTACTTTTTTATTCTCGTGCAAATTACCGCGCTTGTCGGTTCGCTCGCCTTTGGAAAACTTGCCGATGTGTTTGGAACGAAAAAAACACTTTCCTTCAATTTACTTGCGTGGTGTTGTATTTGTGTTGCAATGTATTTCATCCAAGAAAAAAATACATTTTTTATCATCGGCGGAATTGCGGGAGTATTTCTTGGTTCAACGCAAGCATTGTCGCGAAGCATAATGTCATCCCTCACCCCGGAAAACAAACGCGCGGAGTTGTTCGGCTTTTACGGATTGTTCGATAAAACTTCGACAATTCTTGGTCCGCTTGCGTTTGGGTCAATTTCATATTTCAGCGGAAGTGAACGATTCGCCGCTCTTTCTCTCAGCGCATTTTTTATTGTTGGTGTTTTTCTTTTGCAAAAAGTAAATGTATCGCAGAACGTTTAA
- a CDS encoding biotin/lipoyl-binding protein: protein MKIFFFLFVVFLFTSCSNNHSGQLESTGTLEATDVNVSAKTSGQLQKLFFEEGNNIKENDTLAILDYSTQDLQLAHAEAGIELAQSQYDLLLNGTRSECYLSAVMIGVRLRNFQNHKFTS from the coding sequence ATGAAAATATTTTTTTTTCTTTTCGTAGTATTTTTATTTACGAGTTGCTCAAATAATCACAGCGGACAACTCGAATCCACCGGAACGCTTGAAGCAACGGATGTAAACGTAAGCGCAAAAACTTCGGGACAGTTGCAAAAACTTTTTTTCGAGGAAGGAAACAATATCAAAGAAAATGACACACTTGCAATTCTTGACTATTCAACACAAGATTTACAACTCGCGCACGCCGAAGCAGGAATTGAACTTGCACAATCGCAATATGATTTACTTTTAAATGGAACACGCTCCGAATGTTATTTGTCCGCCGTTATGATTGGAGTACGGTTGCGCAATTTCCAAAATCACAAATTCACTAGTTGA
- a CDS encoding class I SAM-dependent methyltransferase, translated as MKTIEECVVTAMDGSDKELFPYLPYILQDVWEMGAEPETITELVRKHISDYANVHVLDLACGKGAVSVRLSKTLGCKCYGIDAIPEFIDYAQRKAVEFNVERLCAFETGDIREKVKELFDFDVIILGAIGPVFGDYFATLSTLSKCINENGIFIIDDGYIIEQSNFSHPLILKQEIIIQQIDLAGMKLIEDCVLPKDNVKNASNYIFGNLQLRCGELMEMYPEKRKLFQDYLKKQEEENDVLENKVVCSTMVIKRKQ; from the coding sequence ATGAAAACAATAGAAGAATGTGTTGTAACAGCGATGGACGGTTCCGACAAAGAATTGTTTCCATATTTACCGTACATACTTCAGGATGTTTGGGAAATGGGAGCAGAGCCGGAAACAATAACTGAACTCGTACGAAAACATATTTCTGATTATGCAAACGTACACGTTCTTGATTTGGCTTGTGGAAAAGGGGCGGTATCGGTACGATTATCAAAAACATTGGGATGCAAATGTTATGGAATAGATGCAATTCCGGAATTCATTGACTATGCGCAACGTAAAGCCGTCGAGTTTAATGTTGAACGTCTCTGTGCGTTCGAAACCGGAGATATCAGAGAAAAAGTGAAAGAGTTGTTTGATTTCGACGTTATTATTCTTGGTGCGATTGGACCGGTGTTTGGCGATTACTTCGCAACGTTGTCAACATTGTCGAAATGCATAAATGAAAATGGAATATTCATTATTGATGATGGATACATAATTGAACAGAGCAATTTCAGTCATCCATTGATTCTGAAACAAGAAATAATAATTCAGCAGATTGATTTGGCGGGAATGAAACTGATAGAAGACTGCGTATTGCCAAAGGACAACGTAAAGAATGCAAGCAACTATATATTCGGAAATCTTCAACTGCGATGCGGGGAATTAATGGAAATGTATCCCGAAAAGAGAAAACTTTTTCAGGATTATTTAAAGAAACAAGAAGAAGAAAACGATGTTCTCGAGAACAAGGTCGTTTGTTCGACGATGGTGATAAAGAGAAAACAGTAG